In Streptomyces liangshanensis, the DNA window TCGCCGGAGGACAGGGTGCCGCCGCTCTGCTGGACCGCGAAGGCGAGGACCACCGCCGCGCCCGCGACGGCCGCCCACCAGAACGCGCGCGACGGGCGGCGTCCGGTCCGCAGGGTCGCGAAGGCCGCCGTCGTCAGCGGCAACAGCCCGACCACCACGGCCGCGTGCGCGCTGGTGGAGGTCTCCAGTGCCAGGGTCGTCAGCAGCGGGAAGCCGACCACGACCCCGCCCGCGACCACCGCGAGCCCGGCCCAGTGCCTCCGCGCGGGCACCGGGACGCGCAGCGCGAGCAGGAAGCCGCCCGCGAGGAGCGCGGCGAGGGCGCTGCGGACGGCGACCAGGGACCAGGGGCCGAAGCTCTCCAGGCCCCACGCCGTGGAGGGGAAGGTGAGGGAGAAGGCGAGGACGCCGAGCACGGCGAGGAGGGTGCCGGAGCGGGCGGAGGAGCCGGAAGCGGGAAGCGGCGCGGTACGGCCGGGGGTGGGAGGGGGCGCGGTACGGCCCCCGGAGGTGGGAAAGGGCGCGGTACGGCCGCCGGAGGTGGTGTCCACCGCTATCGGAGTGTCGGGAGTAGCGCTATCCTGTGCCGTCATGCACGAGCGTAGCAGTGTACGAGAACTGGCCGACATCCTGCGCGAGGAGCTGAACCGCTACCCTCCCGGCGGAAAGCTGCCGTCGAGCCGCGCGCTCGTCGAGCACCACCACGTCTCCCCGGTCACCGTCTCCCGCGCCCTCGCCCGCCTCGCCGCCGAGGGCCTGGTCGTCACCCGCCCCGGCGCCGGTGCCTTCCGCGCCGCCGCCCGGCCCACCGCCCCGCCGGCCGGTGACACCTCCTGGCAGGAGGTCACGCTCAGCGCCGACGCCCAGGCCGAACTCGTTCCCCGGTCCGTCGACGCCTCCGCCGTCCTCGTCACCCTCGCCGCGCCACCCCCCGGAGTCGTCGAGTTCAACGGCGGCTACCTGCACCCCTCCCTCCAGCCCGAACAGGCGATGGGCGCCGCCCTGGCACGGGCCGGCCGGCGCCCCGGTGCGTGGGGGCGGCCGCCCGCCGAGGGCCTCCCGGAGCTGCGCGAGTGGTTCGCCCGCTCGGTCGGGGACCGCTGCACGGCCGCCGAGGTGCTGGTCACCGCGGGCGGCCAGAGCGCCCTGACGACCGCGGTACGGGCCCTCGCCCCGCCCGGCGCCCCGGTACTCGTCGAATCGCCCACCTACCCCGGCATGCTGGCCATCGCCCGCGCCGCCGGACTGCGCCCCGTACCCGTCCCCGTCGACTCCGACGGCGTACGGCCCGACCTCCTCGCCGCCGCCTTCCGGGCCACCGGCGCCCGGGTGTTCGTCTGCCAGCCGCTCTTCCAGAACCCCACCGGCGCCGTCCTCTCGCCGGACCGCAGGCCCCAGGTGCTCAGGATCGCCCGGGAGGCGGGCGCCTTCGTCGTGGAGGACGACTTCGCCCGCAGGCTGGTCCACGAGGACGCGGGCCCGCTGCCCGCGCCCCTCGCCGCCGACGACCCCGACGGCGTGGTCGTCCACGTCAGCTCCCTCACCAAGGCCGCCTCGGCGAGCCTGCGCGTCGGCATGCTCGCCGCCCGCGGCCCCGTCCTGGAACGGCTGCGCGCCATCCACGTCGTCGACACCTTCTTCGTCCCGCGCCCCCTCCAGGAAGCCGCCCTGGAACTCGTCGGATCCGCCGCCTGGAGCCGGCACCTGCGCGCCCTCGCCGGGGCGTTGCGGACCCGCAGGGACACCATGGCCGCCGCCCTGCGCCGGGAACTGCCCGAACTGGCCGTCCCGCACCTGCCCGCCGGCGGCCACCACCTCTGGATCCGTCTCCCCGACGGCGCCGACGAACCGGCCGTCGTCTCCGCCGCACTGCGCGCGGGGGTGGCCGTCGCCCCGGGCCGCGCCTACTTCAGCGCCGAGGCGCCGGCCGGGCGGCTGCGGCTGAGCTTCGCCGCGGTGGCCGGTCCCGCGGAGATCGACGAGGGGGTACGCAGGCTCCGCACCGCCTGTGACGAGGCACTCCTTCCGCCGGGCGGAGGGTAGCGGACCGGCGGCGGGGGAGCGGGCGGCTGCCGGCCGGAGGACGCCGGTCCGCATATGTCACGCCCATATCCCGCGTCGTTCCCTCCCCGGCCGCCCGCTGACTCTTGACCAGGTCGCCGTTCGGATCCACGATCACGGCCATGAGTGTTCAGGTCACCTTGGTCGCCGCCGCGCGCAGCTCGGACCTGTTCGACGAGCGCTTCGACGAGGACCGCCCTCTGGACCGGATCGGCTGGCACGAGATCCAGCTCGTGGCGCACAGCCTGGTGCCCCTGGCCGCCGCCGATCTCCGCTACTGCTCGCCCACCCCGCGCAGCCGTGCCACCGGCGACGCACTCGGGTACGCGCCGATGGCGCAGCCCGCCCTGCGGGACTGTGACATGGGCCGCTGGCGGGGGTTCACCTTCGCCGAGGTGGCGGCCCGCGAGCCCGCCGCCGTGGACGCCTGGCTGGCCGACCCCCGGGCCGCCCCGCACGGCGGCGAACCCCTGCTGGCCTTCATCTCCCGCGTGGGCGGCTGGCTGGACACCAGGCCCGCGCAGGACATCATGGCGATCGTGGCGGTCGCGGAACCGGCGGTCGTCCGGGCGGCGGTGGTCTACGCGCTGAACGCCCCGCCCCGTACGTACTGGTACCTGGACGTCCGCCCCCTCTCCACCGTCACCCTCACCGGCGCCCCCGGCCGCTGGAACCTGCGCCTGGACGCGGGCGCCCCCTGAACCGCGAGCCCGCCCCGAGGTTCACCCCCCGGCCGCGCCCTCACACCGCCGCGCCCTCACCCCCGCCCCGCCCTCACACCTTCACGCCGCGCCGCCCAGCGTTTCCAGGATCTGCTCCCCGTACTTCGCGAGTTTGTTCTCCCCGACCCCGTTCACCGTGCCCAACTCCGCCAGCGTCGACGGCGACAGCACCGCGATCTCCCGCAGCGTCGCGTCATGGAAGATCACGTACGCGGGCACGCCCTGCTCCTTCGCCGACGCGGCCCGCCACGCGCGCAGCGACTCGAACACCGGCACGGCCTCGGCCGGCAGGTCCACCGGCGCCGCGCGGTTGCGCGCCGTCTTCTCCGCCCGCGCCGGGCGCAGCGCGCTCTCCGGCTCCCGCCGCAGCACGACGGGCCGGCGCCCGCCCAGCACCTCCGCGCTGTCGTCCGTGAGCGTCAGCGTCCCGTAGTCGCCCTCGACGGCCACGAGGCCCTGCGCCAGCATCTGCCGGGCCACACTCCGCCATTCCGCCTCGCGCAGCTCCGTGCCGATGCCGAAGACACTGAGCGCGTCGTGGTCGAACTGGATGACCTTCGCGGTCTTCTTGCCCAGCAGGATGTCGGTGATCTGCCCGGCGCCGAACTTCTGGTTGCGCTCTCGCTTGAGCCGTACCACCGTCGAGAGGAACTTCTGCACCGGCACCGTCCCGTCCCAGGACTCCGCCGGGGTCAGACACGTGTCGCAGTTCCCGCACGCGGTGCTCTTCTGGCCGAAGTACGCCAGCAGGCGCACCCGGCGGCACTCGACGGTCTCGCACAGCGCGAGCATCGCGTCGACGTGCTCGCCCAGCCGTCGCCGGTGCGCGTCGTCGCCCTCCGAGGTCTCGATCATCTTCCGCTGCTGGACGACGTCCTGGAGCCCGTACGCCAGCCACGCCGTGGACGGCAGCCCGTCACGCCCGGCGCGGCCCGTCTCCTGGTAGTACCCCTCGACCGACTTGGGCAGGTCGAGGTGGGCCACGAACCGTACGTCGGGCTTGTCGATGCCCATGCCGAACGCGATCGTCGCCACCATGACCAACCCGTCCTCCCGCAGGAAGCGCGACTGGTTCGCGGCGCGCGTCCTGGAATCCAGACCCGCGTGGTACGGAAGCGCGTTGACGTCGTTCTTCACCAGGAACTCGGCGGTCTTCTCCACCGACGCGCGCGACAGGCAGTAGACGATCCCCGCGTCCCCGGGGTGTTCGGCGCGCAGCAACTGCAACAGCTGCTTCTTCGGGTCGTTCTTCGGCGCGATGCGGTACTGGATGTTGGGCCGGTCGAAGCTCGCGACGAAGTGCCGCGCGTCCTGGAGCTTGAGGCGGGACGCGATCTCCGAGTGGGTGGCCTCGGTCGCCGTCGCGGTGAGCGCGATGCGCGGTACGTCCGGCCAGCGCTCGTGCAGCGCCGACAGGGCGAGGTAGTCGGGGCGGAAGTCGTGGCCCCACTGCGCCACGCAGTGCGCCTCGTCGATCGCGAACAGCGAGATCGTGCCGCGCTCCAGCAGCCGTACGGTCGCCTCCACGCGCAGCCGCTCCGGCGCCAGGTAGAGCAGGTCCAGCTCCCCGGCGAGGAACTCCGCCTCCACCATGCGCCGTTCGTCCAGGTCCTGCGTCGAGTTCAGGAACCCGGCCCGCACCCCGAGCGCCCGCAGCGCGTCGACCTGGTCCTGCATGAGCGCGATGAGCGGCGACACCACGACCCCGACCCCTTTGCGGACCAGCGCGGGGATCTGGTAGCAGAGCGACTTCCCCCCGCCGGTCGGCATCAGCACGAGCGCGTCACCGCCGCCGACCACGTGGTCGATGATCTCCTGCTGGCTCCCGCGGAAGGAGTCGTAACCGAAGACGCGGTGCAGCACGCGCAGGGCGTCGCTCGTCCCCGCGTCGCTGATCTCGGGGCCGCCGCCGTCGAGGAGGGGGCCGATGTCGGAACCGGTGCCGGGAGTGCTCATCCGCCGAGTCTACGAGGATCACCGGCCCCGCTTCCCGGCCTGTGGACAACTCCCTTCCCCGCCCGTGGACAACTGCCGGTGACCGTCGATCGGCGAAGGGTGATCAGTCCTTCTCCCGCTCCACCGGCAGCCACAACTCCGCCTCCGCCTCCGTCCCGTCCGCGGACGGGCGGGTGCGCAGGATCTCCGGGCCGGGGCGGGTGCGGTACGGGTTCGCCGGGAACCACTCCGCGTACACGTCCCGCCAGAGGTTCTGGATCGCCTCCGGCACCGGTCCCGAGGCGGTGAAGACGGCCCAGGTGCCGGCCGGAACGGCGAGAGTGGTGACGCCCTCGGGCGCCTCGGCGACCCCGGATGCCCCGGTCGCCCCGGCGGAGGTGATCACCCCGAGGTAGTAGTCGAGTTCGGTGCCCTCGGCGCGGCCGGGATCGAGGTCGTCGCAGACCGCGACGATGCCCCGCGGCTCCTGGTCGGACAGCTTCTCCAGGCGTTCGCGCACCCCCGGATCGATCCCCCGGACGAAGTCGATGATCGCCTGGTTCGGCCCCACGTGCACCAGGGGGACCCGGGCCTTGAGGCCGACAACGGCGAAATCCGGCCTGTCCACGACGCGATAGCGCATGCTGCTGCTTCCTTCGACGGTGAGGCGGAAGGTCAACCGGGGCTGGGAGACGAGCGCGGCACCGGTACGGCGCGCCTCGCCGGGGCCGACGCCGTGCACCGCGCGGAACGCCCGCGCGAACGCCTCGCCCGACCCGTACCCGTACCGCACCGCGATCTCCAGCAGCGAGTCACGTCCACCGAGCACCTCGGCGCCCGCGACGGTGAGCCGGCGCCGCCGCACGTACTCCGAGAGCGGCATGCCGGCGAGCGCGGAGAACATCCGGCGCAGGTGGTACTCCGAGGTGGCCGCGGTGCGCGCCCATCCGGCCACGTCCACGGTCCCGGCGAGGTCGCC includes these proteins:
- a CDS encoding DMT family transporter encodes the protein MTAQDSATPDTPIAVDTTSGGRTAPFPTSGGRTAPPPTPGRTAPLPASGSSARSGTLLAVLGVLAFSLTFPSTAWGLESFGPWSLVAVRSALAALLAGGFLLALRVPVPARRHWAGLAVVAGGVVVGFPLLTTLALETSTSAHAAVVVGLLPLTTAAFATLRTGRRPSRAFWWAAVAGAAVVLAFAVQQSGGTLSSGDLYLFGALLVCAAGYTEGGRLAREMPGWQVIGWALIGCLPLSVAGAATALSFEPVRLSPHGVVGVLWVASVSTFFGLYVWYRGMASIGIARASQLQLAQPLLTLVWAVLLLGEHLPAAAVAAAIAVLVCIAVTQRTGTRD
- a CDS encoding AraC family transcriptional regulator gives rise to the protein MLERLNRVMEQIEGDLAGTVDVAGWARTAATSEYHLRRMFSALAGMPLSEYVRRRRLTVAGAEVLGGRDSLLEIAVRYGYGSGEAFARAFRAVHGVGPGEARRTGAALVSQPRLTFRLTVEGSSSMRYRVVDRPDFAVVGLKARVPLVHVGPNQAIIDFVRGIDPGVRERLEKLSDQEPRGIVAVCDDLDPGRAEGTELDYYLGVITSAGATGASGVAEAPEGVTTLAVPAGTWAVFTASGPVPEAIQNLWRDVYAEWFPANPYRTRPGPEILRTRPSADGTEAEAELWLPVEREKD
- a CDS encoding PLP-dependent aminotransferase family protein, translated to MHERSSVRELADILREELNRYPPGGKLPSSRALVEHHHVSPVTVSRALARLAAEGLVVTRPGAGAFRAAARPTAPPAGDTSWQEVTLSADAQAELVPRSVDASAVLVTLAAPPPGVVEFNGGYLHPSLQPEQAMGAALARAGRRPGAWGRPPAEGLPELREWFARSVGDRCTAAEVLVTAGGQSALTTAVRALAPPGAPVLVESPTYPGMLAIARAAGLRPVPVPVDSDGVRPDLLAAAFRATGARVFVCQPLFQNPTGAVLSPDRRPQVLRIAREAGAFVVEDDFARRLVHEDAGPLPAPLAADDPDGVVVHVSSLTKAASASLRVGMLAARGPVLERLRAIHVVDTFFVPRPLQEAALELVGSAAWSRHLRALAGALRTRRDTMAAALRRELPELAVPHLPAGGHHLWIRLPDGADEPAVVSAALRAGVAVAPGRAYFSAEAPAGRLRLSFAAVAGPAEIDEGVRRLRTACDEALLPPGGG
- a CDS encoding histidine phosphatase family protein, which encodes MSVQVTLVAAARSSDLFDERFDEDRPLDRIGWHEIQLVAHSLVPLAAADLRYCSPTPRSRATGDALGYAPMAQPALRDCDMGRWRGFTFAEVAAREPAAVDAWLADPRAAPHGGEPLLAFISRVGGWLDTRPAQDIMAIVAVAEPAVVRAAVVYALNAPPRTYWYLDVRPLSTVTLTGAPGRWNLRLDAGAP
- the recQ gene encoding DNA helicase RecQ, which gives rise to MSTPGTGSDIGPLLDGGGPEISDAGTSDALRVLHRVFGYDSFRGSQQEIIDHVVGGGDALVLMPTGGGKSLCYQIPALVRKGVGVVVSPLIALMQDQVDALRALGVRAGFLNSTQDLDERRMVEAEFLAGELDLLYLAPERLRVEATVRLLERGTISLFAIDEAHCVAQWGHDFRPDYLALSALHERWPDVPRIALTATATEATHSEIASRLKLQDARHFVASFDRPNIQYRIAPKNDPKKQLLQLLRAEHPGDAGIVYCLSRASVEKTAEFLVKNDVNALPYHAGLDSRTRAANQSRFLREDGLVMVATIAFGMGIDKPDVRFVAHLDLPKSVEGYYQETGRAGRDGLPSTAWLAYGLQDVVQQRKMIETSEGDDAHRRRLGEHVDAMLALCETVECRRVRLLAYFGQKSTACGNCDTCLTPAESWDGTVPVQKFLSTVVRLKRERNQKFGAGQITDILLGKKTAKVIQFDHDALSVFGIGTELREAEWRSVARQMLAQGLVAVEGDYGTLTLTDDSAEVLGGRRPVVLRREPESALRPARAEKTARNRAAPVDLPAEAVPVFESLRAWRAASAKEQGVPAYVIFHDATLREIAVLSPSTLAELGTVNGVGENKLAKYGEQILETLGGAA